The following are encoded in a window of Brachyhypopomus gauderio isolate BG-103 chromosome 18, BGAUD_0.2, whole genome shotgun sequence genomic DNA:
- the pde8b gene encoding high affinity cAMP-specific and IBMX-insensitive 3',5'-cyclic phosphodiesterase 8B isoform X2 — translation MSISTVTRSESELLNGPFRKVSSTEECIGPMRLTQEPTQVLLVFAKEDGQSDAFWWACDRAGFRCNIARTPESAVECFLDKHHEIIIIDARHSRHSEAETVCRLIRATKPSEHTVILAVVPHIPPDQEEPSVLPLLCSGFSRRFMENTSVMACYNELIQIEHGEVRSQFKLRACNSIFTALEHCQEAVEITSEDHIIQYVNPAFERMMGYHKGELIGKELTELPKSEKNRADLLESINTCIKRGKEWQGIYYARRKSGDSIQQNVKITPVIGQGGKIRHFVAIKKPYHDSNRQVHKISRDERYCGENIQSECNSLRHKDRRKESVDVRSISSRSSDAPSLQTRRYSSMARIHSMTIEAPITKVINIINAAQENSPVTVAEALERVLEILRTTELYSPQLGSKDDDPHTNDLVGGLMSDGLRRLSGNEYVFSKSSLQNMSQSQLAVPVPLTDVPASIAEILNEDQHWDFNILELEAATHKRPLTFLGLKIFAHFGVCEFLNCSETTLRSWLQLMEANYHASNSYHNSTHAADVLHATAYFLRKDKVKGSLDQLDEVAALLAATVHDVDHPGRTNSFLCNAGSELAILYNDTAVLESHHAALAFQLTARDCKNNIFKNMERNQFRTLRQAIIDMVLATEMTRHFEHVNKFVNSINKPMTIEESSSNSDGSECEGQGNVRNSPENRLLIKRMMIKCADVSNPCRPLQLCVEWAGRISEEYFTQTDEEKRQGLPVVMPVFDRNTCSIPKSQISFIDYFITDMFDAWDAFAGLPGLMEHLSENYKYWKTLDEMKCKSLRPPPTT, via the exons GTGTTGCTGGTGTTTGCTAAGGAGGACGGGCAGAGCGATGCCTTCTGGTGGGCGTGTGACCGCGCTGGGTTCAGGTGCAATATAGCCCGCACGCCTGAATCCGCCGTCGAGTGCTTCTTGGACAAACACCATGAGATCATCATCATCGATGCCAGACACTCGCGCCACTCGGAGGCTGAAACAGTCTGCCG ATTGATCCGAGCCACCAAGCCCTCAGAACACACTGTTATCCTGGCGGTGGTGCCACACAT cccccCAGACCAGGAAGAGCCATCTGTGTTGCCCCTCCTCTGTTCTGGTTTTTCCAGG AGGTTTATGGAGAACACCAGTGTGATGGCCTGCTATAATGAGCTAATCCAAATTGAGCATGGGGAGGTTCGCTCCCAGTTCAAACTCAG agccTGTAACTCAATCTTCACAGCATTGGAACATTGCCAGGAAGCTGTAGAGATCACTAGTGAGGATCACATCATACAG tatgtAAATCCTGCATTCGAGCGGATGATGGGCTACCATAAAGGGGAGCTGATTGGTAAAGAGCTCACGGAGCTACCAAAGAGTGAGAAGAACCGTGCCGACCTGCTGGAGTCCATTAACACCTGCATCAAGAGGGGAAAG GAATGGCAGGGGATTTATTACGCTAGGAGGAAGTCAGGAGACAGCATCCAACAAAATGTCAAAATCACCCctgtgattggccagggagG TAAGATCCGCCATTTTGTGGCCATCAAGAAGCCTTACCATGACAGCAACAGACAG GTCCATAAGATCAGTAGAGATGAAAGATACTGTGGAGAAAATATACAGTCAG AATGCAACTCCCTGCGTCATAAGGACCGGAGAAAAGAGTCCGTGGACGTCAGGTCAATCAGCTCACGTAGCAGTGATG CTCCCAGTCTCCAGACTCGGAGGTATTCGTCTATGGCGCGGATCCACTCCATGACCATAGAGGCTCCCATCACTAAG GTAATAAACATCATAAACGCAGCGCAGGAGAACAGCCCAGTAACGGTTGCCGAGGCACTGGAGCGTGTACTGGAGATTTTGCGAACTACAGAGCTGTACTCTCCACAACTGGGCTCCAAAGATGATGACCCTCATACCAATGACCTTGTGGGAGGACTGatgagc GATGGACTTAGACGTCTCTCTGGAAATGAGTACGTTTTCTCCAAGAGTTCTTTGCAGA ATATGAGTCAGAGCCAGTTGGCGGTGCCGGTGCCGCTCACGGACGTGCCGGCCTCCATCGCCGAGATCCTCAATGAGGATCAACACTGGGACTTCAACATCCTGGAGCTGGAGGCAGCTACACacaagag gccACTGACGTTTCTGGGCCTGAAGATCTTTGCTCATTTTGGCGTGTGTGAGTTTCTGAACTGTTCGGAGACTACGCTGCGTTCCTGGCTGCAGCTGATGGAGGCTAACTACCACGCCTCCAACTCCTACCACAACTCCACCCACGCCGCCGACGTGCTTCACGCCACTGCCTACTTCCTGCGCAAGGACAAGGTCAAG GGCAGCCTGGACCAGCTGGACGAGGTGGCGGCGCTGCTGGCGGCCACGGTGCACGACGTGGACCACCCGGGCCGCACCAACTCCTTCCTGTGCAACGCGGGCAGCGAGCTGGCCATCCTGTACAACGACACGGCCGTGCTGGAGAGCCACCACGCCGCCCTGGCCTTCCAGCTCACCGCACGAGACTGCAAGAACAACATCTTCAAGAACATGGAGAG GAATCAGTTCCGGACTTTGAGGCAGGCCATCATAGACATGGTGCTGGCCACTGAGATGACTCGCCATTTTGAGCATGTGAATAAGTTTGTCAACAGCATCAACAAACCCATGACTATCGAAGAGTCCAGCTCAAAT AGCGATggcagtgagtgtgagggtCAAGGAAATGTGCGGAACTCTCCAGAGAACCGTCTGCTGATCAAGAGAATGATGATCAAGTGTGCGGACGTGTCGAACCCCTGCAGACCCCTGCAGCTCTGCGTGGAGTGGGCCGGCCGTATCTCGGAGGAGTACTTCACACAG ACGGATGAGGAGAAGAGACAGGGGCTGCCTGTGGTCATGCCCGTCTTTGACCGGAACACCTGCAGCATTCCCAAATCCCAGATCTCCTTCATCGACTACTTCATCACAGACATGTTCGATGCCTGGGATG